GCATCAAAGCAGTTTGCTGGTTCTGCTGTAGTGTGTCCAATCTTGCAATGGCAACTCAGACCGCTACGAGGATGTCGTCGCCTGCAATCAGGCCATAGGTTCAAGCGCTATGGGGCGAAGAATCGGAGGTAGTGCTGAAAGAGCTGGCTACGTCATCAGCGACTCACTGAGGCAAAGCCGAGCTTATGAGAAGCGGAGGCTTGCTCCTTGAGAGCCCCAGGAGGGAACGATCTTGACCTAAGCCCCCTTTGCACCGGTTGAAATCGTGTCTCCTGTGAGCTTTCAATGTTCCGATGACGCGAAAAGAAAGGTCGATAGAACCGGCCTTGGTCGAACCCCACATCAAATGCCTCCTAAAATTCCCTCCAGAGCCCTCCAATCGAGCAGAGGGAGGTCCCGCGACCTCCCTCTCTCACACCACCGGGCGTGCGGTTCACTTACCACGGCTATTGTAGTTTAATGGCATCGACAAGACAAAGTAAAATTCTCAGAACAGGATGCTTATGCGCCTCAAAATGACGCTTATCATTGTTTTATCAGCCGCCGCGGTATTGCTCCTTGCCGGATACCTGCTTCTGCGCTCCCAGGACTACAACCGCTACAGGGAAGTGATCGAAACGGCCGTGAAGAATGCAACCGGTCGGGAGCTGACGATCGGGGGCGACCTCGCGCTTATGGTCTCGCTGAAACCAAAGCTCGTGGTTTCGAACGTAACCCTCGCCAACGCGCTTTGGGGAGAACACCCCCTGATGGCCAGGATCGGCCGCTTTGAGGCCCGCATCAAACTGCTGCCACTGGTGCTCGGGGACCTGGATATCACAGAGATCGAATTAAACGATGCCGAACTGAATTTGGAGATCGATGCGAGCGGTCGCGCTAACTGGACATTTGACCCTGCACGCACTTCACGCACGGACTTCTGGTTTATCAATCGCCTGATGCTGAACCATCTGAGCCTGCAACGCCTCGCCGTCACCCATCGTAACGGGCGGACAGGCCTGACGGCGCGGTATGACCTGGCCGCCCTGGAACTTACGCGTTCGCCTGCGGTCGAATCGCTTTCGGTAAAATTGGTGGGGCGCTTGAACGGCCAGCCCGCGGCGCTGTCAGGGCAAATCGGGGCGATGGGCAAGCTGTTCACCCATGAGCGGTTCCCGGTCGCCCTTGAGGGAGAGATTGCAGGGGCTGAAACCAAGCTCCGCGGTGAAATCGGCAAAATCCTGAGCTTGCGGGACCTTGACCTTGAAGTTCAGTTAAAAGGCGCAGACCTGGCCCTGCTGGGCACCGGAATCGGCGTCCGCCTGCCGAAAACGGATCGGTTCGACCTGGCGGCGCAGCTTGGCGGGAACGCGGGCGCCCTGACCGTAACCAACGTCAGCGGCAGCACGTGGCGGGCCACCCACCAGTTCCAGCTTAAAGGTGAGATCGGCAACCTGAACACCCTCGCGGATATAGACCTGGTGTTTCAGGGCGATGGCGCAAATCTGGCCGAGCTGGGCCCGATCATCGACCAAGCCCTCCCGCAAACGGAAGCGTTTCGGGTAAGCGGCCGCCTGATCGGCTCCACCGGCGCGCTTCGCATTGAAGAGACGGCGGCAACCTTTTCCCGCGGGGGTCTCAAACTCAGCGCCGATGGCAATATTTCGGAGATCAGCGTGGGCAGGGGGTTGGACCTTATGCTCAACTGCTCGGGAACAAACCTTGGCAAGCTTGGGCCCATCATCGGTACCTCCCTGCCGAACTCCGGCCCGTTTGAGATCTCGGGTCGACTCACGGGCGCGTTTGATGCGCTCAGCCTTGAAAACGCCGATGCAAAGCTTTCCGGCGCCGGTTTCGAACTGGCGGCGAAAGGCGCGGTGGGCAATCTCAACGCGCTGACCGGCATTCGTCTCCAGGCAGATGTTGCAGGCAGCGACCTAAAAGCCTTCGGCCGGTTCTTTAAAATTTCGCTGCCGGTGTCGGATTCATTCGATATTGTCGGCCTCATCAGCGGATCCCGGCAAGCGCTCGCGCTTCAGGATGCCAAGGCGAATGCCGGACGCGGCAGCCTGGCGGTGCAGTTTTCAGGAAGCGTCGGAAACCTGATCGACTTCTCCGGGGTAGATGTCGGCCTGAAAGCATCGGGCCGGGATCTGGCGGAACTCGCGCCCCTCATCGGCCAACCGCTTCCCCGGACAGGCCCCTTCAGTATTGACGGCCGCCTTAAAGGCGACACCCATGTCCTGGCATTTTCAGGAGGTCAGGGATCCGTCGGCCACGGCAGCATCAAGGTGTCCGCGAAGGGTGCGATAAAGGAGGTGATCGCGCTTGAGGGAATCGATCTGATGCTTAGCGCTTCCGGAAAAGACCTCAGCGAGCTCGGGAGCATGATCGGGGTTAAGCTGCCTGAAACCGGGCCATTTGACGCAACAGGGCGTCTGACGGGCTCCGCCGGCAAGCTGGCGCTGCGCGAAGCGCGTGGCAATATCGGCAAGGGGCCTTTACGGCTTGCGGCTTCCGGCAAATTTGAGGACCTGCTGGATCTCAACGGCATTGACCTCAACCTTGAAGTTTCGGGAAAACAACTGGGCGAGTTGGGAGAGATCTTTGACGCGCAGATGCCTGACTTGGGCCCGTATAATTTGCGTGGACAGCTTACCGGTTCCCGCAAGGTTCTGAACTTCAAAAACGTTTCCGCCACTGTTGACCAGAGCGACTTCAGCGGGTGGGGGACAGTCGAAATGCGTTCCAGACCGAAGGTCACCTTGCGGTTGGAATCGGCCCGGATCGATGTCACACCGCTCATCGGGGAGGCGAACGAGGATATCCAGCATGTGGTTTCCGAAAAGCGCCACCCCAAACTGTACGTGGCTTCGGATCACCCCCTGCCCATCGATAAGCTCAACACCCTGGACGCGGATGTCGAATTGCGCGCCCGCAACATCCGGGCGCGAGACACCGACCTGGAGTTGGGGCACCTGGTTTTTCGAATTCAGCAGGGCTCTCTCAGTGTAGACAAACTCGAAGTCACCTACCGGCAGACCAAGATTTCAGCTGACCTGGGTGTCAAAACAGAGATCGGTTCACCCCCAACGGTGGCCTTCAAGTTTCTGGCCCAGGACTTCGACCTCGGCAGTTTTCTCGATGAAATCAAGGTGGGGAGCGGTAAGACGTCCGGGCACATTGACATCGCGGCGAAGTTGAGCAGCCGGGGAGAGTCCTCCCGGAGTCTCCGGGCAAACCTCGATGGCACCATCGGCGCCGTTTTCGGCAAGGGGGACTATCCGCGCGGCCTTGACCTCATCGCGGAGGATCTCACCCAAAGGATCATCCCCTTCTGGGGACACCACAACGAGGCAGGCCAGCTCAACTGCGGTGTGCTCCAGTTCGGCATCCGAAGCGGCGTCGCCAAAACCGAGAATTTTTTATTCGACTCTGAACGCAGTGTCCTGACAGGGGCCGGAGAGATCAACCTCGCCACAGAGAAGATCGATTTTCTGCTGGCACCCAAACCCAAAGATCCCAGCCTCTTCAGCCTGAACACGAAACTGCGCATCACCGGCAGTGTTCTGGATCCGACCGTCAGGCCAGACCCCATGTCAGCGGCCATCAAGGGGGCCAAAGCGCTGAGCTTTTTCGCCATCGGCCCGGCCGGACTTTTGGCACCCTTCGTCAGCCTGGGGGGAACTCAAAAACACCCCTGTGATCTCCAGAGCCTTCAAAACGAGATCGAGGCCATCTACCACTGACTGGCCATCAAGTGCGGCCATCCCCCCCATCCAACCGGGATGCGCAACCTCCAAAACCCATTGGTCTACATATTTGACACACCCGAGAATGCGTCGGGAATCACCCTCTTGAAGTAGTGGCACCAAATCCCGGAAAGGAGACGGGTTAGTGTAACCCTCTTTCTGTAATTTCGATTCAAGCTCCAAGAGCCATGCGGGACCACCCTGGGGGATTCCCAAAAATTCCCCGGTGTGGTCCCGCCTGGTCCAAGTCCGGAAGGGCTTGAAATTGGTGAGCCAGATCAGTACTCCAAAGGTTCGCCAAAACCAAAACGGAGGGACTGAAATGACCCACCACGAACAGAATATAAATCGGGCAGATGTTGGAATTTGAAATCGCTTCTGGAAACCCGCCCGGTTTTCCACCGGAACGATGCCCACATCGCCGGCCACGTGTTTTGCAGCTTTATGGCGCTGGTGCTGCGAAAGGAGCTGGACCAGCGTCTTTCGGCTGCCGGTCACCGATTCGAGTGGCTGCACATCAAGCAGGACCTCGAGGCGCTCAAACAGGTCGTCTTCGAGGAGAACGGCAAACGGTTTATTGTCCGCAGTGAATGCAAGGGCAACTGTGGCAAGATCTTCCAGGCGGTCGGGGTGGCATTTCCCCCGCGCGGTGATCGAAGAAATCAATCTCTTTGCGCGGGGATGGGTCGGCTACTTACGACTCGCCAGTGTTAAAGCTCAATTCGATATGCTGAATCAATGGATACGTCGGCGCTTGCGCAAAATCTTATGGGAGCAATGGCGTAAACCCAAGACCCGTTGTCGAAAGCTGATAGCACTGGGACTTGAGGCTCATCGGGCACGTAAGGCAACAGCAACCGGCCTTGGGGCCTGGTGGAATGCGGGGGCCTCGGGCATATGCATGCGGTCGTCAATAACCGCGTCCTGGCCTCATGGGGACTTCGGAGCCTTCTCGATCAACATCGGGCCATGCAACGGTCCAAATGAACCGCCGTGTACGGTCCCGTACGCACGGTGGTGTGGGGGGACGGGAAGGGCGACCTTCCCTCCCAATGGGATTGAACGTCGTTTCAAACTCTCTCTTGCAGTGGGTTTGACGTTTCCATCCCAATCGCCGCGCCTTTGCGCGGCCGCCGGGGAAGGGCGCACTACCTGCGGGACGCGGAGGGGTCCGGGTGAAACAAGGCGAAGACCACCGGGATCAGGACCAGGGTGATCAGGGTAGAGCCGGTCAGGCCCCCCACCACCGCCCGCGCCAACGGGGCCTGGGCGTCGGAACCCTCGCCGATGCCCAGGGCCAGCGGCAGCAAGCCCAGGATGGTGGTGAGGGTGGTCATCAGGATCGGGCGCAGGCGGCGGCGGCCGGCTTCGATCAGGGCTTCCTGGATGCCCATCCCCTCCCGGATCTGCCGTCCGGCCTGGTCCACCAGAAGGATCGCGTTGTTCACCACGATGCCCCCCAGCATGATGCAGCCGATGTAGGACTGCACATTCAGGGTCGTTCCCGTCACGAACAGCGTCACCAGTACCCCGATGATGGCCAGGGGAACGGAGAACATGACCACCAGCGGGTCCCGCAGGGATTCGTACTGGCAGGCGAGCACCGTGTAGACCAGCACCAGGGCCAGGAGAAGGGAGACCACCAGCTCCCGGAAGGCTTTTTGCTGTTCCTCGAACTTGCCGGCCACCTTCAGGTCGTAGCCCACCGGGCGGGGAATGCCATCCAGCCGGGCCTGCACGTCGCCAGCCACCGATCCCAGGTCACGCCCGGCGATGTTGGCCGTAACCGTCACCCGGCGTTGCTGGTCCTTGCGGTCGATCAGCACCGGACCACGGCTGGCTTCGGTGGCCACGACATTGCGCAGGGCCACC
This portion of the Desulfobacteraceae bacterium genome encodes:
- a CDS encoding AsmA family protein, with protein sequence MRLKMTLIIVLSAAAVLLLAGYLLLRSQDYNRYREVIETAVKNATGRELTIGGDLALMVSLKPKLVVSNVTLANALWGEHPLMARIGRFEARIKLLPLVLGDLDITEIELNDAELNLEIDASGRANWTFDPARTSRTDFWFINRLMLNHLSLQRLAVTHRNGRTGLTARYDLAALELTRSPAVESLSVKLVGRLNGQPAALSGQIGAMGKLFTHERFPVALEGEIAGAETKLRGEIGKILSLRDLDLEVQLKGADLALLGTGIGVRLPKTDRFDLAAQLGGNAGALTVTNVSGSTWRATHQFQLKGEIGNLNTLADIDLVFQGDGANLAELGPIIDQALPQTEAFRVSGRLIGSTGALRIEETAATFSRGGLKLSADGNISEISVGRGLDLMLNCSGTNLGKLGPIIGTSLPNSGPFEISGRLTGAFDALSLENADAKLSGAGFELAAKGAVGNLNALTGIRLQADVAGSDLKAFGRFFKISLPVSDSFDIVGLISGSRQALALQDAKANAGRGSLAVQFSGSVGNLIDFSGVDVGLKASGRDLAELAPLIGQPLPRTGPFSIDGRLKGDTHVLAFSGGQGSVGHGSIKVSAKGAIKEVIALEGIDLMLSASGKDLSELGSMIGVKLPETGPFDATGRLTGSAGKLALREARGNIGKGPLRLAASGKFEDLLDLNGIDLNLEVSGKQLGELGEIFDAQMPDLGPYNLRGQLTGSRKVLNFKNVSATVDQSDFSGWGTVEMRSRPKVTLRLESARIDVTPLIGEANEDIQHVVSEKRHPKLYVASDHPLPIDKLNTLDADVELRARNIRARDTDLELGHLVFRIQQGSLSVDKLEVTYRQTKISADLGVKTEIGSPPTVAFKFLAQDFDLGSFLDEIKVGSGKTSGHIDIAAKLSSRGESSRSLRANLDGTIGAVFGKGDYPRGLDLIAEDLTQRIIPFWGHHNEAGQLNCGVLQFGIRSGVAKTENFLFDSERSVLTGAGEINLATEKIDFLLAPKPKDPSLFSLNTKLRITGSVLDPTVRPDPMSAAIKGAKALSFFAIGPAGLLAPFVSLGGTQKHPCDLQSLQNEIEAIYH